In Abyssisolibacter fermentans, a single window of DNA contains:
- the yajC gene encoding preprotein translocase subunit YajC: MPANMGGLILPILLLVVFYFLLIRPQKKREKKIKEMREAIKVGDNIITIGGIHGKVTKIKDDVIAIEVGADKVKFNVSKWSIGSVVDNGLNEQK; the protein is encoded by the coding sequence TTGCCAGCAAATATGGGAGGATTAATATTACCTATTCTTCTTTTAGTGGTTTTCTATTTTCTTTTAATAAGACCTCAGAAAAAAAGAGAAAAGAAAATTAAAGAAATGAGAGAAGCTATTAAAGTTGGTGATAATATTATCACTATAGGTGGTATTCATGGAAAAGTTACAAAGATTAAGGATGATGTAATTGCTATTGAAGTAGGTGCAGACAAAGTTAAATTCAATGTTTCTAAATGGAGCATTGGAAGCGTTGTTGATAATGGATTAAACGAACAAAAGTAA
- a CDS encoding radical SAM/SPASM domain-containing protein: MKLIKHMIFVDIHDNKKLLINSLTGTMDEIDAPIYETLSKWQACEEIITENDLEAELLSNLQSRGYLVNNTEEEIAKKNEILKVLRNEHVKRQKEQRTITFVMTYDCNFRCPYCFEGDANLKKEVITPEQIDAALKLAGEGVQDICIFGGEPLLPKNRSALEHLFNKASDKTYQIFTNGYYLTEFLDLILSVNISQVLVTLDGDEESHNSRRVLANGKPTFKKIMDGVEKCLESGINIRIRMNLDKSNCEEGINLREKLLDRFSGYKDNLSFELTTLLGDSYDERSDIMTEIYHSDIKYSSVDRERINNFITKKNSILDHLVYGRDINPLYSYCYAHVDGMVFDPYGDIYPCLGCVGEDRFTIGKYHPLIEFKENSIRNRNIEKIPECRDCIYSLLCGGGCPLKLDGDGDFFRPVCYSVKTLLHKQLPLFYKKMEESMKKTEEAVNSAD; this comes from the coding sequence ATGAAATTAATTAAACATATGATATTTGTAGACATACACGATAACAAAAAACTGTTGATAAATTCTTTAACAGGCACTATGGACGAAATTGATGCCCCTATTTACGAAACTTTGTCCAAGTGGCAGGCTTGTGAAGAGATTATAACGGAGAATGATTTGGAGGCTGAGTTATTGAGCAATCTCCAATCTAGGGGATATCTGGTAAATAATACTGAAGAGGAAATAGCCAAAAAGAATGAAATTTTAAAGGTATTGCGCAATGAGCACGTTAAAAGGCAAAAAGAACAAAGAACTATCACCTTTGTTATGACTTATGACTGCAACTTCAGATGCCCTTATTGCTTTGAGGGTGATGCTAATCTTAAAAAAGAGGTCATAACTCCTGAACAAATTGATGCCGCTTTAAAGCTTGCGGGTGAGGGCGTGCAGGATATATGTATTTTTGGAGGAGAGCCGTTACTTCCAAAGAACAGATCCGCTTTGGAACATCTTTTTAATAAAGCCTCCGACAAAACATATCAAATTTTCACCAATGGGTATTATCTGACAGAATTCCTTGATTTAATTTTGTCTGTAAATATTTCTCAAGTTCTAGTCACTTTAGATGGCGATGAAGAATCTCACAATAGCAGGAGGGTCTTAGCTAACGGAAAGCCTACGTTCAAAAAAATTATGGATGGTGTAGAGAAGTGTTTAGAAAGCGGGATAAATATTCGAATCAGAATGAACCTTGACAAAAGCAATTGCGAGGAAGGAATTAATTTAAGAGAAAAGCTTCTTGACAGATTTTCAGGATATAAGGACAATTTATCGTTTGAATTGACTACACTGCTTGGAGACTCTTATGATGAACGATCTGATATAATGACTGAAATATATCATTCGGATATAAAGTACTCGTCCGTGGATAGGGAAAGAATAAACAATTTTATAACTAAAAAAAATTCAATACTAGATCACTTAGTGTATGGAAGAGACATAAATCCTTTGTACTCCTATTGCTACGCCCACGTAGATGGCATGGTGTTTGACCCCTATGGCGATATTTATCCATGCTTAGGGTGTGTTGGTGAGGATCGTTTTACTATAGGAAAGTATCATCCCTTAATTGAGTTCAAGGAAAACTCAATACGTAACCGTAATATAGAAAAAATTCCTGAATGCAGGGATTGTATATATTCTCTTCTTTGCGGAGGAGGCTGTCCTTTGAAGTTAGATGGAGACGGTGATTTTTTCAGGCCTGTGTGCTATTCCGTCAAAACTCTTTTACATAAACAGCTTCCCTTATTTTATAAAAAAATGGAAGAATCTATGAAAAAAACCGAGGAAGCAGTAAATAGTGCCGATTGA
- the queA gene encoding tRNA preQ1(34) S-adenosylmethionine ribosyltransferase-isomerase QueA, whose product MTLKRTDFYYNLPQELIAQVPLKQREKSKLMVLDKENGDIKHRHFENIIEYLNEGDCLVLNNTRVIPARIFGKRKNTGGVVEFLLLTRIEGDKWETLVKPGKKAKVGDTIVFGNGVLEAVVLDIKDGGIRIIEFIYDGIFEEILDALGEMPLPPYIKEKLEDKERYQTVYSKKEGSAAAPTAGLHFTQELINEIKEKGINIAYVTLHVGLGTFRPVKVDDLSDHKMHNEYYEVDKKTADLINKTKAEGKKIIAVGTTSTRTLESICNDEGLVEAKSGWTDIFIYPGYKFKVIDSLITNFHLPESTLIMLISAFSSRENVLNAYKVAVSEKYRFFSFGDAMLIQ is encoded by the coding sequence ATGACATTGAAAAGGACAGACTTTTATTATAATTTACCACAAGAACTGATTGCACAAGTTCCTTTGAAACAAAGAGAAAAGTCGAAATTAATGGTATTGGACAAAGAAAATGGAGATATAAAACATAGACATTTTGAGAATATCATAGAATATTTAAACGAAGGAGATTGCTTAGTTTTAAATAATACAAGGGTAATACCTGCAAGAATATTTGGTAAAAGAAAAAATACTGGTGGAGTGGTTGAATTTTTATTGTTAACAAGAATAGAAGGAGATAAATGGGAAACATTAGTAAAACCCGGTAAAAAGGCTAAGGTAGGAGATACAATTGTCTTTGGCAATGGGGTGTTAGAAGCTGTTGTATTAGACATTAAAGATGGAGGAATAAGAATAATAGAGTTTATATATGATGGTATATTTGAAGAGATATTAGACGCTTTGGGTGAAATGCCTTTGCCACCATACATAAAAGAAAAATTAGAAGATAAAGAAAGATACCAAACAGTTTATTCCAAAAAAGAAGGTTCTGCTGCTGCACCAACAGCAGGCTTACATTTTACTCAGGAACTTATAAATGAAATTAAAGAAAAGGGTATAAATATAGCTTATGTTACACTTCATGTTGGTTTGGGAACTTTTAGACCAGTAAAAGTGGATGATTTAAGTGATCATAAAATGCACAATGAATATTATGAAGTTGACAAAAAAACAGCTGATTTGATAAATAAAACTAAAGCAGAAGGCAAAAAAATTATTGCTGTTGGAACTACATCTACAAGAACTTTAGAATCTATATGTAATGACGAAGGTTTAGTAGAGGCAAAAAGTGGATGGACAGATATATTTATTTATCCTGGTTATAAATTTAAGGTGATTGACTCACTTATAACAAATTTTCATCTGCCTGAATCAACATTAATTATGTTAATTAGTGCTTTTTCATCTAGAGAAAATGTATTAAATGCTTATAAAGTTGCAGTAAGTGAAAAATATAGATTTTTTAGTTTTGGAGATGCTATGTTAATCCAATAA
- the tgt gene encoding tRNA guanosine(34) transglycosylase Tgt: MPIKYELIKECSQTKARLGKLHTPHGVIETPIFMPVGTKATVKTMTPEELEKIGAQIILGNTYHLYLRPGHKLVEEAGGLHKFMNWKKPILTDSGGFQVFSLGDLRKITEEGVEFRSHIDGSKHFISPEISIEIQNSLGSDIAMAFDECPPYPADRDYVKKSLERTTRWAKRCKEAHQKQDTQGIFGIIQGGMYEDLREQSAKEIIDLDFPGYAVGGLSVGEPADIMYRILDFTVPLMPKHKPRYLMGVGSPDYLFEAVIRGIDMADCVLPTRIARNGTALTSHGKVVIKNAMYKKDFSPLDPECDCYVCRNYSRAYIRHLFKCEEILGSRLTTYHNLYFLLKLMENIRTAIKEDRLLEYKESFYKKYGYLK, encoded by the coding sequence ATGCCTATAAAATATGAATTGATTAAAGAATGTAGTCAAACTAAAGCTAGACTTGGTAAATTACATACTCCGCATGGAGTTATTGAGACACCTATTTTTATGCCAGTAGGGACTAAAGCTACAGTAAAAACTATGACACCTGAAGAGCTTGAAAAAATAGGAGCACAAATAATACTTGGTAATACTTATCATTTATATTTAAGACCAGGTCATAAGCTAGTAGAAGAAGCTGGAGGGCTTCATAAATTTATGAATTGGAAGAAACCTATACTTACAGATAGTGGTGGATTTCAGGTTTTTTCTTTAGGAGATTTGAGAAAAATTACTGAAGAAGGTGTAGAATTTAGATCGCATATTGATGGGTCAAAGCATTTTATAAGTCCTGAAATATCTATCGAGATACAAAATTCTTTAGGTTCTGATATAGCTATGGCTTTTGATGAATGTCCACCATATCCAGCAGATAGAGATTATGTAAAGAAGTCTCTTGAAAGGACAACTAGATGGGCTAAAAGGTGCAAAGAAGCTCACCAAAAGCAAGATACTCAAGGTATTTTTGGTATTATACAGGGTGGTATGTACGAAGATTTGAGAGAACAGAGTGCAAAGGAAATAATTGACTTAGATTTTCCAGGTTATGCTGTTGGTGGTTTAAGTGTTGGAGAACCAGCAGATATTATGTATAGAATATTAGATTTCACTGTACCGTTAATGCCTAAGCATAAACCAAGATATCTAATGGGAGTTGGGAGTCCAGATTACTTGTTTGAAGCAGTTATAAGGGGTATAGATATGGCTGATTGTGTTTTACCAACCAGAATAGCAAGAAATGGTACTGCATTGACTAGTCATGGAAAAGTAGTTATAAAAAATGCTATGTATAAAAAAGATTTTTCTCCTTTAGATCCAGAATGCGATTGTTATGTATGTAGAAATTATAGTAGAGCATACATTAGACATTTGTTTAAATGTGAAGAAATTCTAGGCTCAAGATTGACTACATATCACAATTTATACTTTTTATTAAAGCTTATGGAAAACATTAGGACTGCTATTAAAGAAGACAGATTGTTAGAATATAAAGAATCATTTTATAAAAAATATGGTTATTTAAAATAA